A stretch of Faecalibacterium duncaniae DNA encodes these proteins:
- a CDS encoding alpha/beta fold hydrolase: MRTLEYGKEHEKTLLFLPCTAEPEWAFADSVGLLSQDYHVIQIVYDGHGETGEDFISVETTVDEVTDWLQARGITHLNAAYGCSLGGACLTRFLALGKIPVERAVIDAGITPYRMPLILRRLACLRDNLGFRLIAKSRKVLETVYPPERWTMPGRDPVKEYDALAAYLKTYSKRTVRNIFWSANNYTLPTKPAEMGCQITYWYGEEEKQARHSNICFIKQYFPRAQLHEIPKMDHAELVMMYPQEFYRRIMAFLTQAQAAQNERG, translated from the coding sequence ATGAGAACTTTGGAATATGGAAAAGAACATGAAAAGACGCTGCTGTTTCTGCCGTGCACGGCGGAGCCGGAGTGGGCGTTCGCCGACTCGGTTGGCCTGCTTTCGCAGGATTACCATGTGATTCAGATCGTCTATGACGGTCACGGCGAAACGGGAGAAGACTTTATCTCTGTGGAGACGACAGTAGACGAGGTAACAGATTGGCTGCAAGCGCGCGGCATTACCCACTTGAACGCGGCATATGGCTGTTCTCTGGGCGGTGCGTGTCTGACACGCTTTCTCGCCTTGGGAAAAATCCCGGTCGAGCGCGCCGTTATTGATGCAGGCATTACGCCGTATCGGATGCCGCTGATTTTGCGCCGTCTCGCCTGCCTGCGTGACAATCTTGGTTTCAGGCTCATAGCGAAGAGCCGCAAGGTCCTTGAGACGGTCTATCCGCCAGAGCGCTGGACGATGCCGGGGCGCGATCCAGTGAAGGAGTATGATGCGCTGGCGGCGTATCTGAAAACCTATTCAAAACGCACCGTCCGCAACATTTTCTGGTCGGCGAACAATTATACTCTGCCGACGAAGCCGGCTGAAATGGGCTGCCAAATCACATATTGGTACGGCGAAGAGGAAAAGCAGGCGCGACACAGCAATATCTGCTTTATAAAGCAATATTTTCCACGGGCGCAACTGCATGAAATTCCGAAGATGGATCACGCGGAGCTTGTGATGATGTATCCGCAGGAATTTTACCGGAGAATCATGGCGTTCCTGACACAGGCACAGGCAGCTCAAAACGAAAGAGGCTGA
- a CDS encoding helix-turn-helix transcriptional regulator yields MIDIIFHDKTGVTPYNPGQTGGFENAAGSGEIHYYRLFDGVGIMLLRLEMETYTEIRTQIGMIEINFCINGRFETSFSMRDSVLLKPGDMAVSCYDGRHGTRSESRFPLGCYEGLCLEVDPAAAQNWLEKNAPGFSVDFAVLKQNLLGNRWFMFGTAGPRCEHVFRELYENAPYMDLRFLRLKVVELLMLLSRIPQEEGTDLYCSTEQTELAHHLRDHLLTNREGYVSLAQLAEEHGISVSHLQKMFKQVYGVPVYHYIKEYRLEQAAVELVRSAKPITQIAQNAGYDNASKFSEAFRKRYGTTPSQYRTHANGLAKRSREIRME; encoded by the coding sequence ATGATTGATATCATTTTTCATGACAAAACGGGGGTCACTCCCTATAATCCCGGACAAACAGGCGGCTTTGAAAATGCGGCCGGAAGTGGAGAAATTCACTATTACCGGCTGTTTGATGGCGTGGGGATCATGCTGCTGCGGCTGGAGATGGAGACCTATACGGAAATCCGCACGCAGATCGGTATGATAGAGATCAATTTCTGCATCAATGGCCGTTTTGAAACCAGCTTTTCCATGCGTGATAGCGTTCTGCTAAAGCCGGGGGATATGGCCGTCAGCTGCTACGACGGACGGCATGGAACACGTTCAGAGTCACGGTTCCCGCTGGGCTGTTACGAAGGGCTGTGTCTGGAAGTTGATCCAGCAGCCGCTCAGAACTGGCTTGAGAAGAACGCACCGGGCTTTTCGGTGGATTTTGCGGTACTGAAGCAGAATCTTCTGGGAAACCGATGGTTCATGTTCGGTACGGCAGGACCCCGCTGTGAGCACGTTTTCCGGGAATTGTACGAAAATGCGCCCTACATGGATCTCCGGTTCCTACGGCTCAAGGTGGTGGAGCTGTTGATGCTGCTGAGCCGCATTCCGCAGGAGGAAGGAACGGACTTGTACTGTTCTACCGAACAGACCGAACTGGCACACCATCTCCGGGATCACCTTCTGACAAACCGGGAGGGGTATGTCTCCCTTGCGCAGCTGGCAGAAGAACACGGGATCTCGGTTTCGCACCTGCAAAAAATGTTCAAACAGGTCTACGGTGTGCCAGTATACCACTATATCAAGGAATACCGTCTGGAACAGGCTGCCGTAGAGCTTGTCCGGAGCGCAAAGCCCATTACGCAGATCGCACAGAATGCAGGATATGACAACGCCAGCAAGTTTTCGGAGGCTTTCCGGAAACGATATGGAACGACCCCGTCGCAGTACCGCACCCACGCAAATGGACTCGCAAAACGGAGCAGGGAAATCAGAATGGAGTAG
- a CDS encoding LysR family transcriptional regulator, whose amino-acid sequence MELKQLEYFTVVCEKGSFSQAAECLYTSQPNVSKVISSLEKELGRKLVERSSRGLRITPYGETVRDYAKVILKHASLISSMATHHNGKKFTLATYPSNMITNLLVDFYRHWGREYIVEHQEGSVEEVSNWVASGQTEIGIVYIAQRQLAAFRHILGHKNLEFEPLDVKEACVYVGPNHPYYERDCVDFSELSSLRFIGAVRDYFSMEHHLDRVSLGAISTKDLNYSIYSNSDHMTINALMQTDLCSLGINFMHQPYKHYDIKNLKINGCEPFLLIGIVRPEGDELSEAAQWFIENFKKLL is encoded by the coding sequence ATGGAACTTAAACAGCTAGAGTATTTTACCGTTGTATGTGAAAAAGGCAGCTTCAGCCAAGCGGCAGAATGCCTTTATACATCGCAGCCCAATGTCAGCAAGGTGATCTCCTCGCTGGAAAAAGAGCTGGGGCGAAAACTGGTGGAGCGGAGCAGCCGAGGGCTGCGAATCACGCCCTATGGGGAAACGGTGCGCGATTATGCAAAAGTCATTCTGAAACACGCTTCTCTGATCAGCTCGATGGCGACGCACCACAATGGCAAAAAATTTACGTTGGCAACTTACCCCAGCAATATGATCACGAATCTTCTGGTGGATTTTTATCGGCACTGGGGCAGAGAGTACATTGTCGAGCATCAGGAGGGCAGTGTCGAAGAGGTCAGCAACTGGGTGGCCAGCGGGCAGACGGAAATCGGCATCGTCTATATTGCACAGCGTCAACTGGCGGCGTTTCGGCATATCCTTGGACATAAGAATTTGGAATTTGAACCGCTCGATGTAAAAGAGGCTTGTGTCTATGTGGGACCCAATCACCCATATTACGAGAGAGACTGCGTGGATTTCTCGGAGCTGTCCAGCTTGCGCTTCATCGGGGCGGTACGGGACTACTTTTCTATGGAGCATCATCTGGACCGGGTCTCATTGGGTGCTATCAGCACCAAAGATTTGAATTATTCCATTTACTCGAATAGCGACCACATGACCATCAATGCGCTGATGCAGACCGACCTGTGCAGCCTTGGCATCAATTTTATGCACCAGCCGTATAAACACTATGACATTAAGAATCTGAAAATCAACGGATGTGAGCCATTTTTGCTGATTGGAATCGTTCGACCAGAAGGTGATGAACTAAGTGAAGCAGCACAA
- a CDS encoding alpha/beta fold hydrolase, whose protein sequence is MKIYTFGAEDAPVLLLLPGTCCHWKSNFGAVIPLLADSFRVLCVSYDGFDETEQTEFPTMLEETEKIEAYLKTHCGGHIRAAYGCSLGGSFVGLLAARQNIHMDYGILGSSDLDQASPLAARLQTDFLLPLIYPVVRDGKFKAKFLQKRLDKRARESGDYVKAFLKMFGEARPYVTMQSCKNQFYSDLITPLPDKIHVPGTEIHIFYALKMGKKYRVRYQQHFAHPVLHEQNLQHEELLACHPEQWAHLVKSIAL, encoded by the coding sequence ATGAAAATCTACACATTTGGTGCAGAGGATGCCCCGGTGCTGTTGCTGCTGCCGGGCACCTGTTGCCATTGGAAGAGCAATTTCGGTGCGGTGATCCCGCTTCTGGCTGACAGCTTCCGGGTGCTGTGCGTCAGCTACGATGGCTTTGATGAGACTGAACAGACCGAATTTCCCACCATGCTGGAGGAGACCGAAAAGATCGAGGCCTACCTCAAGACCCACTGCGGCGGTCACATCCGGGCGGCCTATGGCTGCTCTCTGGGCGGCTCGTTTGTGGGGCTGCTGGCGGCGCGGCAGAACATCCACATGGACTACGGCATTCTGGGCAGCTCCGATCTGGATCAGGCATCGCCGCTGGCGGCAAGATTGCAGACTGATTTTCTGCTGCCATTGATCTACCCTGTGGTGCGGGACGGAAAGTTTAAGGCAAAATTTCTCCAAAAGCGTCTGGATAAGCGTGCCAGAGAGTCGGGGGATTATGTCAAAGCCTTTCTGAAAATGTTCGGTGAGGCCCGCCCTTATGTGACCATGCAGAGCTGTAAAAATCAGTTCTACTCCGATCTTATCACTCCGCTGCCGGATAAGATCCATGTGCCCGGTACCGAGATCCATATCTTTTACGCCCTGAAGATGGGCAAAAAATACCGTGTCCGGTATCAGCAGCATTTTGCACATCCTGTTCTCCATGAGCAGAACTTGCAGCACGAGGAATTGCTGGCTTGTCACCCGGAGCAGTGGGCGCATCTGGTAAAAAGTATTGCATTGTGA
- a CDS encoding MBL fold metallo-hydrolase, whose product MSKKATEFQRKAMSRMYRGKEIFKPLNTGWIDENVACVREWVANIFFYRKGDTTIMIDAGYNYDRLAEKMNWLGIDPYSIRHILITHQDTDHVGAVEADSPGLFQNAKLYIGEIENRYLTGEARRKVIYHLYKLPQVTINNEKVLLHDGEVFDIDGIRIECFLVPGHTWGHMVYLVDGKYLFTGDTLWFGADGGYSFISSLAEDNKLAVKSLALLEKKLRKRGLHPLFITGHTGWTDNMEFAFAHKNELCSPFKKRAHDPNALYDAYDESDDTEENSKSGYLKGVGR is encoded by the coding sequence ATGTCAAAAAAGGCAACGGAATTCCAAAGAAAAGCAATGAGCCGGATGTACCGGGGCAAGGAAATCTTCAAGCCTTTGAACACCGGCTGGATCGATGAAAATGTCGCCTGTGTGCGGGAGTGGGTGGCAAATATCTTTTTCTACCGCAAGGGCGATACGACCATTATGATCGATGCCGGATACAACTATGACCGGCTGGCAGAGAAGATGAACTGGCTGGGAATCGACCCGTATTCCATCCGGCACATCCTCATCACCCATCAGGACACCGACCATGTAGGTGCGGTGGAAGCAGACAGTCCGGGGCTGTTCCAGAATGCGAAGCTGTACATTGGCGAGATCGAGAACCGGTATTTGACCGGAGAAGCACGCCGCAAGGTCATTTATCATCTCTATAAGCTGCCGCAGGTGACGATCAACAATGAAAAAGTGCTGCTGCACGATGGTGAGGTCTTTGATATTGACGGCATCAGGATCGAGTGTTTTCTCGTTCCCGGTCATACATGGGGGCACATGGTATACCTTGTGGACGGGAAATATCTCTTTACCGGCGATACCCTCTGGTTCGGTGCGGACGGCGGATACAGTTTTATTTCTTCGCTGGCAGAGGATAACAAGCTGGCGGTGAAGTCTTTGGCTTTGCTGGAGAAAAAGCTGAGAAAACGTGGGCTGCATCCGCTGTTCATTACCGGTCACACAGGTTGGACGGACAACATGGAGTTTGCCTTTGCGCACAAAAATGAGCTGTGCTCGCCTTTCAAGAAAAGAGCCCACGACCCCAATGCGCTTTACGATGCCTATGATGAATCCGATGATACTGAGGAAAACTCAAAAAGCGGGTACTTGAAGGGCGTGGGAAGATAA
- a CDS encoding ABC transporter ATP-binding protein, with translation MKKRSDFSRLMGYAGGHRVFTYASLVLSAVSALMALIPFLYIWMILRDVLNAAPNYAQAVNIPRYGWMAVLFAVLSYLIYIAALMCSHLSAFRVATNLRLAVSEHLAVLPLGFAENFGSGKLRKIIHESTGAAETYLAHQLPDQYNAIATPVGLLVLLLAFDWRLGLLSLAPVVLAFLIMATMTGKRMAEKMRQYGNALEAMSNEAVEYVRGIPVVKTFGQSVFSFKKFKATIDEYEKWVISYTKDLRLPMMFYTAAVNGVFAFLIAGGLLFTTHGVTPEFLLNLLFYIIITPVISLTLTRIMYMSENKMVVADALARIDSVLETAPMQVQAVPQHPQDASVTLRDVHFSYDGKTEVIKGVSLDIQPGQTVAFVGPSGGGKSTLANLVCRFFDVQSGSVRVGGADVRDIPKEELMDTISFVFQNSRLLKGSILDNVRLGRPQATEAEVLAALNAAQCMDIVEKFPAGIHTVIGTKGVYLSGGEQQRIAIARAMLKNASILILDEATAFADPDNEAKVQAAFAQLAKGKTVLMIAHRLSTVANADCIYVVQDGQIVESGTKDELCAQNGLFARMWQEYQASVQWKVAKEG, from the coding sequence TTGAAAAAACGATCGGACTTTTCCCGGCTGATGGGCTATGCAGGCGGACATCGGGTATTCACCTATGCTTCACTGGTGCTCTCCGCTGTCAGCGCACTGATGGCGCTGATCCCGTTCCTCTATATCTGGATGATCCTGCGGGATGTGCTGAACGCAGCGCCAAACTATGCGCAGGCGGTGAACATCCCTCGTTACGGCTGGATGGCAGTGTTATTCGCGGTGCTGTCTTACCTCATTTACATTGCGGCGCTGATGTGCTCCCATCTGTCGGCGTTCCGGGTGGCGACCAATCTGCGGCTGGCGGTGTCGGAGCATCTGGCGGTGCTGCCGCTGGGCTTTGCCGAGAACTTCGGCAGCGGCAAGCTGCGTAAGATCATCCACGAGAGCACCGGAGCCGCCGAGACCTATCTTGCCCACCAGCTGCCCGACCAGTACAACGCCATCGCCACCCCGGTGGGGCTGCTTGTGCTGCTGCTGGCGTTCGACTGGCGGCTGGGTCTGCTGAGCCTTGCGCCGGTGGTGTTGGCTTTCCTCATCATGGCGACCATGACTGGCAAGCGGATGGCTGAAAAAATGCGGCAGTACGGCAACGCCTTGGAGGCGATGTCCAATGAGGCCGTGGAGTACGTCCGGGGTATCCCGGTGGTCAAGACCTTCGGGCAATCGGTATTTTCCTTCAAAAAGTTCAAGGCCACCATTGATGAGTATGAAAAGTGGGTCATCTCCTACACCAAAGACCTGCGCCTGCCCATGATGTTCTACACCGCTGCCGTCAACGGTGTGTTCGCCTTTTTGATCGCGGGCGGGCTGCTGTTCACGACCCACGGCGTCACCCCGGAGTTTCTGCTGAACCTGCTGTTCTATATCATCATCACGCCGGTGATCTCCCTGACCCTGACCCGTATAATGTACATGAGTGAGAACAAGATGGTGGTAGCGGATGCGCTGGCACGCATCGACTCGGTGCTGGAGACGGCGCCCATGCAGGTGCAGGCTGTTCCGCAACACCCGCAGGATGCCTCTGTCACGCTGCGGGATGTGCATTTCAGCTACGACGGAAAAACCGAGGTCATCAAGGGTGTTTCGCTGGACATTCAGCCGGGGCAGACGGTGGCTTTCGTTGGCCCCTCCGGCGGTGGCAAATCCACGCTGGCAAACCTTGTCTGCCGGTTCTTTGATGTGCAGAGTGGCAGCGTCCGGGTGGGCGGAGCGGATGTGCGGGATATCCCCAAGGAAGAACTGATGGATACCATCTCCTTTGTGTTCCAGAACAGCCGCCTGCTCAAGGGCAGCATTCTGGACAACGTCCGTCTGGGTAGGCCGCAGGCCACCGAAGCCGAGGTGCTGGCAGCACTGAATGCGGCGCAGTGCATGGATATTGTGGAGAAATTTCCGGCGGGCATCCATACCGTCATTGGCACCAAGGGCGTGTATCTTTCCGGCGGCGAGCAGCAGCGCATTGCCATTGCCCGTGCCATGCTGAAAAATGCGTCCATCCTGATTCTGGACGAGGCCACCGCCTTTGCCGACCCGGACAATGAAGCAAAAGTACAGGCGGCTTTTGCCCAGCTTGCCAAGGGCAAAACGGTGCTGATGATCGCACACCGCCTGTCCACCGTCGCCAACGCCGACTGCATCTATGTGGTGCAGGATGGGCAGATTGTGGAATCCGGCACAAAGGACGAACTGTGTGCGCAGAACGGCCTGTTTGCCCGGATGTGGCAGGAGTATCAGGCGTCGGTGCAGTGGAAGGTCGCAAAGGAGGGGTAA
- a CDS encoding ABC transporter ATP-binding protein, whose translation MIEKIQHATASSPEGAKGLVKGVLACAFQNMAFMLPTGLLYLLVKDLLAGSTSGRNTFYLLGCVACFVLILLTTWFQYNGTYFTTYKESGTRRLTLAERLRKLPLSFFGKRDLADLTSTIMADCEVLEKDCSHFIPGLFGSLISTVLIALSLFAFEWRMALAALWVIPVSVAIVVGSYRVQDKVQARTMAAKMACADGIQEYIETLRDLKASNAEQRYLSGLSDKIRAVEKQSIVAELETALFVSSAGMVLKLGIASVALTGSVLLVQGSIDVLTLFLFLMAASRMYDPMQGALQNLAAVIAMRTNVGRMNEILDASLQTGSEQLTNQGCDIVFDHVGFAYNSGETVLRDVSFTAKQGEVTALVGPSGGGKTTVSRLAARFWDYQKGSITVGGMEVSQIDPEKLMSLYSIVFQDVTLFDNTILENIRLGRKGATDEEVLAAAKLANCEEFAEKLPDKWNTNIGENGCALSGGERQRISIARAFLKDAPIILLDEATASLDVENETAIQEALSRLIKNKTVLIIAHRMRTVAGADQVVVLSGGIVAEQGSPAELYARKGLYTHMVDLQSASQNWTI comes from the coding sequence ATGATCGAAAAAATTCAACACGCCACAGCCAGCTCCCCGGAGGGCGCAAAGGGGCTTGTAAAGGGCGTTCTGGCCTGTGCGTTCCAGAACATGGCGTTCATGCTGCCCACCGGGCTGTTGTATCTTCTGGTAAAGGACCTGCTGGCAGGCTCTACGAGCGGGAGAAACACCTTTTATCTGCTGGGATGCGTTGCCTGCTTTGTGCTGATTTTGCTGACCACATGGTTCCAGTACAACGGCACCTATTTTACCACTTATAAAGAGAGCGGCACCCGCCGCCTGACCCTTGCGGAGCGGCTGCGGAAGCTGCCTCTGTCCTTTTTCGGCAAGCGAGACCTTGCCGACCTGACCAGCACCATCATGGCAGACTGCGAGGTACTGGAAAAGGACTGCTCCCACTTCATCCCAGGTCTGTTCGGCTCCCTCATCTCCACGGTACTCATTGCCCTGAGCCTATTTGCCTTTGAGTGGCGGATGGCACTGGCGGCTCTGTGGGTCATTCCAGTATCGGTTGCCATCGTGGTGGGCAGCTATCGGGTACAGGATAAGGTGCAGGCCAGGACCATGGCGGCGAAAATGGCCTGTGCGGACGGCATTCAGGAGTACATCGAGACCCTCCGGGACCTGAAAGCCAGCAATGCGGAGCAGCGGTATCTGTCCGGCCTTTCCGACAAAATTCGGGCAGTGGAAAAGCAGTCTATTGTGGCAGAGCTGGAAACAGCGCTGTTTGTGTCCTCCGCCGGCATGGTGCTCAAGCTGGGTATTGCGTCGGTGGCGCTCACCGGTTCGGTGCTGCTGGTGCAGGGCAGTATCGACGTACTGACCCTGTTTCTGTTCCTGATGGCGGCATCCCGGATGTACGACCCCATGCAGGGGGCTTTGCAGAATCTGGCGGCGGTCATCGCCATGCGTACCAATGTGGGGCGGATGAATGAGATTCTGGACGCTTCCCTGCAGACCGGCAGCGAGCAGCTGACCAATCAGGGCTGCGATATCGTGTTCGACCATGTGGGCTTTGCCTATAACTCTGGCGAGACGGTTCTGCGGGATGTTTCCTTTACCGCAAAGCAGGGCGAGGTCACGGCACTGGTGGGCCCCTCCGGCGGCGGCAAGACCACTGTTTCCCGGCTGGCAGCACGGTTCTGGGATTACCAGAAGGGCAGCATCACCGTGGGCGGCATGGAGGTTTCCCAAATCGACCCGGAAAAGCTCATGAGCCTGTATTCCATCGTCTTTCAGGATGTGACCCTGTTTGACAACACGATCCTCGAAAACATCCGTCTGGGGCGCAAGGGGGCCACCGACGAGGAGGTTCTGGCGGCGGCAAAGCTGGCAAACTGCGAGGAATTTGCCGAAAAGCTGCCGGACAAGTGGAACACCAACATCGGCGAGAATGGCTGCGCTCTTTCCGGCGGCGAGCGTCAGCGCATTTCCATCGCCCGTGCTTTTCTGAAGGATGCGCCTATCATCCTGCTGGACGAGGCCACCGCCAGCTTGGATGTGGAAAACGAAACTGCCATTCAGGAGGCACTATCCCGGCTCATAAAAAACAAGACCGTCCTCATCATCGCCCACCGGATGCGCACCGTAGCCGGTGCGGATCAGGTGGTGGTGCTGTCGGGTGGCATCGTGGCCGAGCAGGGCAGCCCGGCAGAGCTGTACGCCCGGAAGGGACTGTACACCCACATGGTGGATCTGCAGTCGGCAAGCCAGAACTGGACGATCTGA